In Leishmania panamensis strain MHOM/PA/94/PSC-1 chromosome 18 sequence, the following proteins share a genomic window:
- a CDS encoding serine/threonine kinase-like protein, putative (TriTrypDB/GeneDB-style sysID: LpmP.18.0480) has protein sequence MDHSIMVGQYALGKQIGSGNFSKVRLGTDPQGRTWAIKIVDKRRLKKENMEDQMLREVAIMRSLRQQNVVKLQEVLQSTNHYYLVLELVTGGELFDKIVAAKRFDEPTARRYFHQLIAGMYYCHSKGFAHRDLKPENLLLDANGTLKISDFGLSNLQQDVLLQTICGTPNYVAPEVLMERGYNGLSADIWSCGVVLYVMLAGRLPFEDRNMNVLLGKIERGDYQMIRHISDPAKDLVARMLTVDPRKRISMEDVINHPWFQVEWDPKLLST, from the coding sequence atGGATCATTCTATCATGGTGGGCCAGTACGCGCTGGGCAAGCAGATCGGCTCTGGCAACTTCTCCAAGGTGCGATTGGGCACCGATCCGCAAGGTCGCACGTGGGCCATCAAGATTGTGGACAAGCGCCGTCTAAAGAAGGAGAACATGGAGGACCAGATGCTCCGTGAGGTCGCCATCATGCGCAGTCTGCGCCAGCAGAATGTGgtgaagctgcaggaggtgcttcAGTCCACCAACCATTACTACCTGGTCCTCGAGCTAGTTACAGGCGGCGAGCTCTTTGACAAGATTGTAGCCGCCAAGCGTTTTGACGAGCCGACGGCGCGCCGGTACTTCCACCAGCTTATCGCAGGTATGTACTATTGCCACTCGAAGGGCTTCGCGCACCGCGACCTGAAGCCAGAGAACCTGCTGCTCGACGCGAACGGTACACTGAAGATTTCCGATTTTGGACTCAGTAACCTCCAGCaggacgtgctgctgcagacgatCTGCGGCACGCCAAACTATGTTGCGCCGGAGGTGCTCATGGAGCGCGGCTACAACGGGCTCTCGGCAGACATCTGGAGCTGCGGTGTAGTGCTGTACGTCATGCTGGCGGGGCGTCTACCCTTCGAGGATCGAAACATGAATGTCCTTCTCGGCAAAATTGAGCGAGGTGACTACCAGATGATCCGCCACATCAGCGACCCTGCCAAGGACCTCGTCGCACGCATGCTGACCGTTGATCCACGCAAGCGTATCTCGATGGAGGATGTCATCAACCACCCGTGGTTCCAGGTCGAGTGGGATCCGAAGCTGCTTTCCACATGA
- a CDS encoding hypothetical protein (TriTrypDB/GeneDB-style sysID: LpmP.18.0490) has protein sequence MQAYIDSICSRKPPSTALPVRPTKNALLLQSHREAKRRQRDQAQADGTSASLRHSYPQPRAAAAKWPLKKAPPLGPPPRPLARRPPSPAAHDELTRTPAASFVAAASPWHPLFTSPSPSPSTSPQRQQKGRHTSEADDTAGTRETHWPTLSQLVETDKSTSVAVAAHSNRRLYNENVMNGEDERREVDAMHSSATVRSGGAAVSPARPWRSVWALWKPPSHEGHLDVVQSGAASPYPTTSRPQYPLSSSCVPLATHPRSEVELLHNLRLPAVRPSMTTGTPSGSTIVAISGQSPTSLPRVVDVSEAPQWRHPVLAPQQQQQQLAGVDKSRVGYYVNANCPVDVDGIATTERRPASPPSRPSLPSLFSSGFFDRGPEAAMRRRAERHSKVAHRAENLRAQSSSTVQSAASSFTKQLQPARQPRPGADHRCRDVDNYSLRDLQDGLYTRLQRRLHNLATSSSDSASPMDSKATARSTSSTPLLTDMDAAVRLWRDTRLAFRQQVKHRSCIHNVQRSATRKGQLPSVQEDEEDVVMNGVVRRILAERAASRAYLFAGAAAANREESTP, from the coding sequence ATGCAAGCCTACATTGATAGCATCTGCAGCCGCAAACCACCGtccacggcgctgccggtgcggccAACGAagaatgcgctgctgctccagtctcacagagaagcaaagaggcgACAACGAGATCAAGCTCAAGCAGACGGCACCAGCGCTTCGTTGAGGCACTCGTATCCGCAACcgcgtgcggctgctgctaaATGGCCCCTGAAAAAGGCTCCCCCGCTTGGGCCACCACCCCGCCCTCTCGCGCGTCGTCCTCCGTCGCCAGCGGCGCATGATGAGCTCACTCGGACTCCCGCTGCTTCcttcgtggcggcggcgtcaccgTGGCACCCGCTTTTTACTTCTCCCTCGCCGTCCCCGTCGActtcgccgcagcggcaacagaAGGGACGCCATACATCGGAGGCGGACGACACGGCTGGTACTCGAGAGACACACTGGCCCACGCTAAGTCAGCTGGTAGAGACTGACAAGAGCACGTCCGTCGCAGTAGCGGCACACAGTAACCGGAGGTTGTACAATGAGAACGTGATGAATGGAGAAGATGAACGTCGAGAAGTGGACGCCATGCACTCCTCGGCAACAGTGaggagcggtggtgccgcggTGTCGCCCGCTCGTCCTTGGAGGTCCGTATGGGCCCTGTGGAAGCCCCCGTCACATGAGGGGCACCTGGATGTAGTTCAGAGCGGCGCGGCTTCGCCGTACCCGACTACTTCCCGCCCCCAGTATCCTTTGTCGTCATCATGCGTACCTCTCGCCACCCACCCGCGCTCTGaagtggagctgctgcacaatcTACGTCTACCTGCAGTGCGTCCATCGATGACCACCGGCACGCCTAGTGGCAGCACTATTGTGGCCATTTCTGGTCAATCCCCCACTTCCTTGCCGAGGGTAGTGGATGTGAGCGAGGCTCCCCAATGGCGTCACCCGGTCTTggcacctcagcagcagcagcagcagctggcaggAGTGGACAAGAGTCGTGTGGGCTACTACGTTAACGCTAATTGCCCAGTTGATGTTGATGGCATTGCCACCACAGAGCGCCGGCCAGCCTCTCCACCGTCTCGCCCGTCACTCCCgtcgcttttctcctccgGATTCTTTGACCGAGGGCCCGAGGCAGCCATGCGTCGCCGTGCTGAGCGACATTCCAAGGTGGCGCACCGTGCAGAGAACCTCCGTGCGCAGTCGTCTTCTACGGTGCAGAGCGCAGCCTCTTCGTTTACGAAGCAGTTGCAACCAGCGAGACAGCCGCGACCTGGCGCAGATCATCGCTGCCGTGATGTGGACAACTACAGTCTCCGCGACTTGCAAGACGGTTTGTACACTCGACTACAGCGACGTCTGCACAACctcgccacctcctcctcggacAGCGCCTCGCCAATGGACTCAAAGGCTACCGCGAGAAGCACTTCATCAACCCCTCTGCTCACCGATATGGATGCAGCGGTACGCCTCTGGCGTGATACACGGCTCGCATTCCGGCAGCAGGTGAAACATCGCAGCTGTATACATAatgtgcagcgcagcgccacacggAAGGGTCAATTGCCCAGTGTgcaggaggacgaggaggatgtaGTGATGAACGGTGTTGTGCGTCGCATCCTCGCGGAGCGGGCCGCCTCGCGTGCATACCTGTTTgcgggtgccgctgctgcgaacCGCGAGGAGAGCACTCCATGA